Within Paenibacillus albicereus, the genomic segment CCGCGTCTGCGTCACATCGAAGCGGAATCGCCGGCCGCCCTGCGCCGCGCCCGCCGCGCCCGCAGCAGCAGCGCCAGGACGGAGCCGCGCGCCGGCACGGCGCTGTAGGCCGCGTCCTCGTCCGGCGCGAGCACGACGCCGAGCTGGTGATGCTCGCCGGCGAAGCGGGCCCGCTGCGCGAACTTGAGCTGCCCGTCCAGGTTGAGCACCTCGAGCCGGCAGAAGGCGGAGTTCTCGTGGAGGGCGGCATGCAGGTCCTCCTTGGTGCGCACGCGCAATCCGTTCACCTTGTGCAGCACCTCCCCCGCCTCGAGCCCCATCTCCTCTGCCGGCGTGCCGGGCAGCACGCCGAGAATGCAGAGGCCGCGGGCGTCGTTGACGAACCGGGGCGGACGCTGCCGCTGCACGCGCTCGGCGAGCTGCGTCAACGCTTCGTGCAAGCCGAGCGCGGCCAAGGAGGCGACCACGACGAGCGGCCGGGCGAATGCCGCCGCCAGCGCCAGCACGACGAGGACCAGGCTGTAGAGCAGCAGCCGGCGCGAGGCGAGGCGGGCCACATGCTTGGGCAGCTCGGACAGCGCCAGGTCGGAGAAGCCGATGATGGCCGGCAGCGCCAGCACCGTCCAGCCGGCGCTCCAGGCTTCGCCGCCGAGCAGCGGCGTCCAGGGCAGCGCGGCGGCGGCTCCTTCCGCTCCGCCGGACACCGGCACGAGCAGCAGCAGCGGCACCGGCCACAGGCCTTGCAGCGAGTAGCCGCCGATCAGCTTGCCTCGCTTGCCTTCCAAATACAGCGGCGAGGCGAGGCTCCCCCCGTCCTTCCGCACGAGCAGCGCTTCCGCTGCATGCAGCAAAGCGACGAGCAGCAGCAGTCCCGGCATGTCGAGCGCCGCGAGGGAGGCTCCGAGCCGCCCGGCCGTCCCGCCGCTCTCCTCCAGCGAAAGCAAGCCGCAGACGGCCTGCAGCACGCCCAGCACGCCCGCGCTGTAGGCGAAGCAAAGGTAGCGCACGCGGATCAAGGCGAGCACGGCGGCGGTGCCCCATAGCCAGAGCACGGCATCCGGCGTGAGCGTCGTGCCGATGAAGGCGGCGGCGACGGAGACGGCCGCTCCCGCCAGCAAGCCCCATCCGGCGGAGCGGAGCAGCAGCAGCGGCCAGACATGCAGCCTCACGTGGAAGAGCGAGCGCTCCGTGACGGCGAGCCGCCGGTAGAGGAAGGCCATGACGATCAAGGCCAGGTAGAAATAAGGCTGCGCCAGCAGCTGCAGCGCCGCAGCGCCGTACTGTCGCAGCAATTCCAGAGTCGGTTCCAAGCAAGCACCTCATTTTCGATCAGGCTGGCTGAGCCTAATGCTTTCGACGCGACAAGGCCGGATTCCTCCCGAAAGGAGGAATCCGGCCTTGTCCGAAAAGCTGCTCCGCTTAAAGCCGCGGCGCTCCCTTGCCCTCGCGAAGCGCCCGTACGGCCGCGTCCAGCTGCGTGTCATGCTCGTCTCCGCCGACCCAAGCCTGCACCGCTTCCTCCAGCTTGCGCTGGGTCGCCGGATCGGCCTGGCCGCTCTCCTTGAGGCCGCTGGCCCGCTGGAAGCCGCGTACCGCTTGGGCGGTGCCGCTGCTGTAATAGCCGTCGAGGCGTCCGGGATCGTAGCCGAGTCCCTTCAGCATCACCTGCAGGCTCTTGGCGTCGTCGCTGATCGCATCGGAAGGAATCGTGCCCGTCTTGGCCAGCCGCGTCGCGGCGTACAGCGCGGGAGGGCGGACCGCTACGTCCGGCTTGATGCCGCGCTTGTGGATCCAGCCGCCGCCCGGCGTCAGCCACTTGGCGATCGTCATCTTGACGAGCCCGCCTTCGAGATGGCGGTCATAGCTGACCTGCACGGTCCCTTTGCCGAACGAAGTCTCGCCGACGAGCACCGCGCCAGCAGATTCCTGAAGCGCTCCGGCAAGGATTTCCGAGGCGCTGGCGCTGCCTTTGTTCATCAGTACCGCGACCGGATACGGCTTGCCGCCGCCCTCCGACAGCACCTGCTCCGGCTTCGCCCCGCGCTGCGCGATCTGCAGGATCGGCCGCCCCTTCGGCACGAACGGCTGCGCGATCCGCTCCACGACCGGCAGGATGCCGCCCGGGTTGTTGCGCACGTCGATGACGAGGCCTCGGAGCTTGCGCTTCTCCAGCTTGTCCAGCTCCTCGGCGAACCGGTCGGCCGTATTCAGGGAGAACTGCCGGATCTCGATCAATCCGATGCCGTCCGCAAGCAGCTTGCCCTCCACCGTCTCGATGTCGATCTCGGCGCGCACCAGCTTCACCCCGAACGGATTGGCCCGCCCCGCACGCAGGATGACGAGCTCGGCGGAGCTGCCCTTGGGCCCGCGAAGCTTGGCGACCGCCTCGGTGATCGGCAGCCCCGACAGGCCGACGCCGTTCACGGACAGGATGACGTCCTTCGCCTGCAGGCCCGCCTTCTCGGCCGGAGAGCCCTTGATCGGCGAGACGATGACGATTTTGCCGCTCTCGGACGTCACCTCCGCGCCGACGCCGCCGAACGCGCCTTCCACTGTCTCGGAGAACTGCTTGGCGGCTTTTGCGTCCATATAGGAGGAATAAGGATCGCCAAGCGCCTCCACCATGCCGCTCAGCGCGCCGCTGATGAGCTTGTCGCGGTCGACGGGCTCGTAATATTGCCGCTGGATCAGCTCCATGACCGCATTCAGCCGCTGCTCCTCTTCCTTCGTCAAGCCGGCGGAGGCCGCCGGTTGCGTTCGCTCCCAGCCTAGTGCCGGATGAGCCGGCCGCGCCGCCTCCGCAGGCGCTGGCTTGGCGCTTGCCGTTCCCGCCGGCAACGCTCCGCCCAGCAGCAGCGCGGCGGCCAGCGACGCCGACAGCGCCGCCTTGATCCGGCGCGGTCCGGCCGCTGCGTGTTCGTTTCGCTTCATGCTCCCTCTCCTCTCTTCGTCCGGCGCTCCTGTTCGAGGCCGAATGCGTCCGCCGCTTAGTATGCGACAGAGAGGGGAGGATTATTTGGCAAGGATGGCTGCTGCTGAGAAGCGGCTCGGCGGCTAGATGCCCGAGGCGAGCATCGCGCGGGCAAAGTCCGTGAAGTCGCTCCGATGCAGGTCGAGAATGGCGCGCACAATCTCCGGGTTGAGCTTCCGGCGACACGATCTTGTCGAGCTCGGCTACAGCGACGTCCAAGTCCATGCGCGCATCCAGGGGACCACCGTCCTTCAGAATCTTCTCTTCTCAGTCCAGCCCAGAGGAAGGCGCAAGGACACTTGCGGCCTGCTCAGCGATGCGAACATCCGACCGCCCTTATGAAAAAAACCGTCCGGGCGCTTTCGCCCGGACGGTCCTGCTGCGCGCCAAGCTGCGGGCGTCCGGCTCCCCGCCGCGACGCTTCAGTTGGCCTTGCCTTTGAAATAAGGAAGCGGGTTGACCGGCTCGCCGTTCTTGCGCACCTCGAAGTGCAGGTGGTTGCCGGTCGAGTTGCCGGTCGAGCCGACCTCGCCGATGTGGTCGCCGCGCTTGACGGTCTGGCCCTTCTCCACGAGAATGCCGCCGTCGCGGATATGGCCGTAGATCGTCCACAAGCCGCCTCCGTGGTCGATGACGATGCAGTTGCCGTAGCCGCTCCACCACTGGGCGACGAGCACGACGCCGCCTTCCGCGGCGTAGATGTTCGTGCCTGCCGGAGCCGCCATGTCGGCACCGGCGTGGAGCTTGCGCTGGCCGCTGATCGGGTGGATGCGGTAGCCGTAGTTCGAGCTCAGCCGGTACGAGGCCTTGATCGGCGCCGCGAGCATCCCTCCGCTATAGGTCGTCTTCAGCGCGTTCTTTTTCTTGATGAGCGCGGATTCCTTGGCGGCCAGCTCCAGCAGCAGCTTCTCCTGCTCCTCGCTGATGTCGCCGAGCTCGCCGAGCTTGGTGTTGTAGGAGGAAATCAGCTGCGTCTTCTGCGCTTCCTTGTCGGCCAGCACACCTTGATATTCGGCCACTTTGGCGTACAGCATCTTCACCTCGGCGAGCTTCTGCTCGACCTCGGCCTTTTTGGCGGCGACGAGCTGCTTGTCCTGCTTGCGGTCCTGCAGCGTCTCCTTGTCCTGGGACATGATCGTATGAAGCGAGTCGAGACGGCCGAGGAAGTCGGAGAAGCTTGTCGCGTTCAGCAGCACGTCGAGGTAGCTGACGCGCCCGTTCATGTAGGTGACGCGCATGCGCGACTGCAGCCGCTCGTCCTGCCGGGCGATCCGCTGCTCCGCCTCGTCCAGCTCGCGGGCGGTCTGCTCGAGCGCCTGCGTCGTGGTGGACACCTGCGACTGGACGGCGCTCATGCGGGAGCCGACGGTGTCGATCTCGGTCATGACCGCCTTGAGCGACTCGGCGGTATAGAACTTCTGCGTCAGCACGGTCTTGGACTGCGCATCCGCCTGCTTGCGGCCCTGCGCGGCCGCCTGCATCTGCTGGCGCACCTGCTTGAGCTCGCGGTTGATCTTCTCGGACTGCGACACCGCTCCAGCCGCTTGCGGCATGGCGGTCAGGATAAGCGCGCCGGCCAGCACGGAGCCGGCCAGCCTGCGGATCGTTCTGTTCAAGCTGCTTTCCTCCTACACTCTCAAGTATCTGCGGACGGACAAAATGCTTCCCCACACGCCGAGCAAGGTGCCGATGCCGATCGTCACCGGGACGATGATGCCGGCCGCCTCCTCCATGGAGACGAGCCGGATGCTCATCAGGCCGAGATCGAACTCGGACTGGCGGATGAGCTCGCCGTAGCCGAGCACGACGACCAAGGCGGTCAGCGTCGAGGAAAGGAAGCCGATGAGCGCCCCCTCGACGAAGAACGGCCAGCGGATGAACGCGTTGGTCGCTCCGACCAGCTTCATGATGCTGATCTCGCGCTGACGGGCGATGATCGTCGTCTTGATCGTCGTGGCGATCAGGAACATCGCCGTCACGGCCAGTCCCGCCACGAGGATGAGGCCGATGTTGCGCACCGCGTTCGTGATCTTGAACAGCGTCTCGACCGTGCCTTGGCCGTACTTGACCTGCTGGAACGCCGGCGGGTCCTGCGCGGCGCTGATCGCCTGCACCTGCGCGGCGGCGGCCGTGATCGTCTGCGGGTCGTACACCTCGATCGTGAAGCTCGCCGGGAGCGGGTTGTCCTCGCCCTGGTAATCCTCGAGCAGCTGCTTGCCGTCGTCGCCGAGCATCTCGCTCATCTCCTGCAGGTTCTGCTCCGGCGTGCGGTACTCCACGCTCTTGACCTCCGGGATGGCGCGCAGCTTGGTCTCCAGCGCGGAGGCGCTCTCCGGCGCCATGTCCAGCTGCAGGAACGCCCGGATCTCGACCTGGCTCTCCAGCTGGTCGGCGAGCTTGCTCACATTGAGCGCCAGCAGCACGAACACGCCGAGGATGAACAGGGAGATGAAGATGCTGCTGATCGACGCGAAGCTCATCCAGCCGTTGCGGAAGATGCCCCGGACGCCTTCGCGCAGGTGCCTCGCCAGCGTCCTAAGCTTCATAGCCGTATTCCCCTCTCGCCTGGTCGCGCGCGATCAGTCCGTTCTCGATGGCGATGACGCGCTTGCGCAGCGTGTTGACGATCTCGCGGTTGTGGGTGGCCATGACGATGGTCGTTCCCCGGAAATTGATCTCCTCGAGCAGGTTCATGATGCCCCAGCTCGTCTCGGGATCGAGGTTGCCGGTCGGCTCATCGGCGACGATGACGCTCGGGTTGTTGACGATCGCGCGCGCGATCGCGACGCGCTGCTGCTCGCCGCCGGACAGCTGGGCCGGCAGATGGGCGTGCTTGCCGCCGAGGCCGACGAGCTCCAGCACCTCCATCGTGCGCTTCTTCATCAGCTTGCGCGGCGCCTCGATGACCTCCATCGCGAACGCGACGTTCTCGTAGGCGGTCAGCTTGGGCAGCAGCCGGTAATCCTGGAAGATGACGCCGATGTTGCGCCGCACGTACGGAATCTTGCGCGGCTTGAGCTTGCCTATATTGAAGCCGTTCACGAACAGCTGCCCCTTGGTCGGGAACTCCTCGCGGTAGATCAGCTTCATGAACGTGGACTTGCCGGCGCCGGACGGCCCGACGATGTACACGAATTCATTGCGGTCGATGACCACGGATATGCCCTTCAGCGCGTGAGCGCCGTTGGGGTAGGTCTTCCAGATGTCCATCATTTCAATCACGGGTATCGCTCACATCCTGTCTTTTTTCCGCTTATGACTGTTCGACAGAAAAACCGGATTTCCTTTCCAGAAAGCCGCATTTCCCTTCATTTTCACAATTCTCATCGTTCGCCGCCTGCAAGCGGGCGCATTCGACATCGCCGCTTGCGGGAAGGCTGTCGAACGCTCCGGACCGGAGCGTTTCAAGCCTCCTTATTTACATCGGCTGACGGCTCTCGCTTTGTAGTTAAATGTCGAAAAAAAAGAAGCCGGACGGCGAAAGCAGTCCGGCTTCGGTGGGGCAGGCGGGATGCAGCGCTGGCGCTGGCAGCAGCGACGGAGGCGCGGCGGATGAGGCGCGGCAGGCGGGATGCGTCTGGCGACGGAGGCGCGGCAGGCGGGATGCCTGGCGCTGGCGGCGGCCTCGCTGCGGAGACGCTGGCGGCGGGATGTGGCGAGCGGGGATGCGCCTTTTGCACGACACGCATGAAGCTCCTCGCGGTGAGGCTCCAAGCCGGGGCACAGGAGGCTCGATGCTCCTGACGCATGGCAGCGAGCTCGCGGCTGGGGTGCTGACAGCAGCCAGACATCGGGCCAGCGCCGTATGAAACGGGCTAACGACGCCTCAAACGGTTAGAGCTCCGTTTC encodes:
- a CDS encoding PDZ domain-containing protein; its protein translation is MEPTLELLRQYGAAALQLLAQPYFYLALIVMAFLYRRLAVTERSLFHVRLHVWPLLLLRSAGWGLLAGAAVSVAAAFIGTTLTPDAVLWLWGTAAVLALIRVRYLCFAYSAGVLGVLQAVCGLLSLEESGGTAGRLGASLAALDMPGLLLLVALLHAAEALLVRKDGGSLASPLYLEGKRGKLIGGYSLQGLWPVPLLLLVPVSGGAEGAAAALPWTPLLGGEAWSAGWTVLALPAIIGFSDLALSELPKHVARLASRRLLLYSLVLVVLALAAAFARPLVVVASLAALGLHEALTQLAERVQRQRPPRFVNDARGLCILGVLPGTPAEEMGLEAGEVLHKVNGLRVRTKEDLHAALHENSAFCRLEVLNLDGQLKFAQRARFAGEHHQLGVVLAPDEDAAYSAVPARGSVLALLLRARRARRRAAGDSASM
- a CDS encoding S41 family peptidase, which translates into the protein MKRNEHAAAGPRRIKAALSASLAAALLLGGALPAGTASAKPAPAEAARPAHPALGWERTQPAASAGLTKEEEQRLNAVMELIQRQYYEPVDRDKLISGALSGMVEALGDPYSSYMDAKAAKQFSETVEGAFGGVGAEVTSESGKIVIVSPIKGSPAEKAGLQAKDVILSVNGVGLSGLPITEAVAKLRGPKGSSAELVILRAGRANPFGVKLVRAEIDIETVEGKLLADGIGLIEIRQFSLNTADRFAEELDKLEKRKLRGLVIDVRNNPGGILPVVERIAQPFVPKGRPILQIAQRGAKPEQVLSEGGGKPYPVAVLMNKGSASASEILAGALQESAGAVLVGETSFGKGTVQVSYDRHLEGGLVKMTIAKWLTPGGGWIHKRGIKPDVAVRPPALYAATRLAKTGTIPSDAISDDAKSLQVMLKGLGYDPGRLDGYYSSGTAQAVRGFQRASGLKESGQADPATQRKLEEAVQAWVGGDEHDTQLDAAVRALREGKGAPRL
- a CDS encoding murein hydrolase activator EnvC family protein, whose translation is MNRTIRRLAGSVLAGALILTAMPQAAGAVSQSEKINRELKQVRQQMQAAAQGRKQADAQSKTVLTQKFYTAESLKAVMTEIDTVGSRMSAVQSQVSTTTQALEQTARELDEAEQRIARQDERLQSRMRVTYMNGRVSYLDVLLNATSFSDFLGRLDSLHTIMSQDKETLQDRKQDKQLVAAKKAEVEQKLAEVKMLYAKVAEYQGVLADKEAQKTQLISSYNTKLGELGDISEEQEKLLLELAAKESALIKKKNALKTTYSGGMLAAPIKASYRLSSNYGYRIHPISGQRKLHAGADMAAPAGTNIYAAEGGVVLVAQWWSGYGNCIVIDHGGGLWTIYGHIRDGGILVEKGQTVKRGDHIGEVGSTGNSTGNHLHFEVRKNGEPVNPLPYFKGKAN
- the ftsX gene encoding permease-like cell division protein FtsX, which encodes MKLRTLARHLREGVRGIFRNGWMSFASISSIFISLFILGVFVLLALNVSKLADQLESQVEIRAFLQLDMAPESASALETKLRAIPEVKSVEYRTPEQNLQEMSEMLGDDGKQLLEDYQGEDNPLPASFTIEVYDPQTITAAAAQVQAISAAQDPPAFQQVKYGQGTVETLFKITNAVRNIGLILVAGLAVTAMFLIATTIKTTIIARQREISIMKLVGATNAFIRWPFFVEGALIGFLSSTLTALVVVLGYGELIRQSEFDLGLMSIRLVSMEEAAGIIVPVTIGIGTLLGVWGSILSVRRYLRV
- the ftsE gene encoding cell division ATP-binding protein FtsE, translating into MIEMMDIWKTYPNGAHALKGISVVIDRNEFVYIVGPSGAGKSTFMKLIYREEFPTKGQLFVNGFNIGKLKPRKIPYVRRNIGVIFQDYRLLPKLTAYENVAFAMEVIEAPRKLMKKRTMEVLELVGLGGKHAHLPAQLSGGEQQRVAIARAIVNNPSVIVADEPTGNLDPETSWGIMNLLEEINFRGTTIVMATHNREIVNTLRKRVIAIENGLIARDQARGEYGYEA